The Lacipirellula parvula genome window below encodes:
- a CDS encoding FecR domain-containing protein encodes MMNEQDEAFRRVHDLVAAKLDGAATAEELAELKQLLHDEPALREVYVEYIQDTASLRWSFAHTTVPIEDDAVAEPYGSLRVASADAVEARATQRSRPAWRALLAVAAAALIGAGTYLLFFAGQGSGPAAGGPAGPLAASEAAAQAEESAAADDPNVVAPAAGERAASVATVTRTIDAVWENEREFPELSRLQVGQEVALRSGQIELIFDTGVEVVVIGPAHFKVNSHESMFSDRGTISARVGAAGIGFTIDTPTARVIDLGTEFGVAIGDDGETEVAVFQGIVDLEYGSSPDADADRRRLNKGEALRVGANGRVDRVMAIASDRFPVSASVRPSDGPETPIIRDVTDNIRAGDSNKFYRIVRSGLHEDSPAFVDRDHQWNSLTDKGLPLDLEGAEYVMPFNDDKFHEDLAVWVDVGQPANFYVFYSDSMDPPQWLKDDFVDTGVDVGLDEAKSVYHKNFALGAGAGESVDMTFSVWKQEVREPRVVQLGSVNKHRATFGYNMYGIATAPLKAKPIAAEVVQ; translated from the coding sequence ATGATGAACGAACAAGACGAAGCATTCCGCCGCGTGCATGATTTGGTGGCGGCGAAGCTAGACGGCGCCGCCACGGCGGAGGAACTTGCCGAGCTAAAGCAACTATTGCACGACGAGCCCGCGCTCCGCGAGGTGTACGTCGAGTACATTCAAGACACGGCGAGTCTGCGGTGGTCGTTTGCCCATACGACGGTGCCGATCGAGGATGACGCAGTGGCTGAGCCGTACGGATCATTGCGCGTTGCCTCAGCGGATGCCGTTGAGGCGCGAGCAACGCAACGATCGCGGCCAGCGTGGAGAGCATTGCTCGCCGTGGCGGCTGCGGCGCTCATCGGCGCCGGAACGTATTTGTTGTTCTTCGCAGGGCAGGGGAGCGGGCCGGCGGCCGGGGGGCCTGCCGGTCCGCTCGCTGCCAGCGAAGCGGCCGCGCAAGCCGAGGAGTCAGCCGCGGCAGATGATCCCAACGTCGTCGCTCCTGCTGCTGGCGAACGGGCCGCGAGCGTGGCGACCGTGACGCGGACGATCGACGCGGTGTGGGAAAACGAACGCGAGTTTCCCGAACTGAGCCGCTTGCAGGTGGGCCAAGAGGTCGCGCTCCGCTCGGGGCAGATCGAGCTCATCTTCGACACGGGCGTGGAAGTCGTCGTCATCGGCCCGGCTCACTTCAAAGTGAACTCGCACGAGTCGATGTTTAGCGATCGCGGCACGATTTCAGCTCGCGTCGGCGCGGCCGGCATCGGCTTTACGATCGACACGCCGACGGCGCGGGTGATCGATCTCGGCACGGAGTTCGGCGTTGCGATCGGAGACGATGGCGAGACCGAAGTCGCCGTGTTCCAGGGGATCGTCGACTTGGAGTACGGCAGCTCGCCTGATGCCGATGCGGATCGACGCCGGTTGAACAAAGGCGAAGCGCTCCGCGTCGGCGCTAATGGTCGCGTCGATCGGGTGATGGCGATCGCGAGCGATCGGTTCCCGGTGTCGGCTTCAGTGCGCCCGAGCGACGGGCCCGAGACGCCGATCATTCGCGACGTGACCGACAACATTCGCGCGGGGGACAGCAACAAGTTCTACCGCATCGTGCGGTCGGGCTTGCATGAAGACTCGCCGGCGTTCGTCGATCGCGATCATCAGTGGAACAGCCTGACGGACAAGGGTCTGCCGCTCGATCTTGAGGGCGCCGAGTACGTGATGCCGTTCAACGACGACAAGTTTCACGAAGACCTTGCCGTGTGGGTCGACGTGGGCCAGCCGGCGAACTTCTACGTCTTCTACAGCGACAGCATGGACCCGCCGCAGTGGCTGAAGGACGATTTCGTCGACACGGGCGTCGACGTCGGCCTCGACGAAGCGAAGTCGGTCTACCACAAAAACTTCGCACTCGGCGCCGGCGCCGGCGAGAGCGTCGACATGACGTTTTCGGTGTGGAAGCAGGAAGTCCGCGAGCCGCGGGTCGTGCAACTCGGCTCGGTCAACAAGCATCGCGCGACGTTTGGCTACAACATGTACGGGATCGCGACGGCGCCGTTGAAGGCGAAGCCGATTGCGGCCGAAGTCGTGCAGTAA
- a CDS encoding sigma-70 family RNA polymerase sigma factor encodes MISESTREEFVRLLTQHQRRVYAYILGIVPNWNDADEILQETNIRLWSEFDRFELGTNFEAWAVRVAHFQILSWRKRVSRSRLFFDHSLVELIAQEFEAHSALADVRHQALRECVAALEPRQSELLARCYAEGAKIKQVAETLDRTTASVHKALQRVRLSLHKCIRRRLAAEGVT; translated from the coding sequence ATGATCTCCGAATCGACTCGCGAAGAGTTCGTGCGGCTGCTGACTCAGCATCAGCGACGCGTCTACGCCTATATCCTCGGCATCGTCCCCAACTGGAACGACGCCGACGAGATTTTGCAGGAGACGAACATCCGGCTCTGGAGCGAGTTCGATCGCTTCGAGCTCGGAACCAATTTCGAGGCGTGGGCCGTGCGGGTGGCGCACTTCCAGATCCTGTCGTGGCGGAAGCGGGTGAGCCGCAGCCGGCTCTTCTTCGATCATTCGCTCGTAGAGTTGATCGCTCAGGAGTTTGAGGCCCACAGCGCCCTGGCCGACGTCCGGCACCAAGCGCTTCGCGAGTGCGTCGCGGCGCTCGAACCGCGGCAAAGCGAGTTGCTCGCACGGTGCTATGCCGAGGGGGCGAAGATCAAGCAAGTGGCTGAGACGCTCGATCGCACCACGGCGTCGGTCCACAAGGCGTTGCAACGGGTGCGATTGTCGCTGCATAAGTGCATCCGTCGGCGGTTGGCGGCGGAGGGGGTGACATGA